In Benincasa hispida cultivar B227 chromosome 8, ASM972705v1, whole genome shotgun sequence, the sequence AACATAAACCAAATATCATATggttcaaactatattaaaatcTATGATGAGGGAAACTTGGTATACTCTGTTCATGCCTAAAGAAATCGTAAGGATCCACCTCATTTTTAACATGTACCAACCTGTTAAAATTGTTACCAAAATACTTTTTACCCCAAATACAGGCTCGCTTGTAGCTTGTCTTTCCATACTTATCGTTTGATCCAATGTCAAGGTCTCTATAGTTGACATATGCGGCTCTAGGAGATTTCGAAACAAAAGGAGTCATGTAACTATAAATCTCTCTTATCCAATTTAAATGTCTTTTCTCTGCATCCACACCTTGTTCTTCCCACCCTATAATATAGCCAATCTTATATAGATTTCCAATTCTATGTGGAAAAGGAATTTCCGACTCGGAAATTTGACTCATCCTTCCTCCGTACGGAATAAGTCCAAGGTTTACTCCTTCTATATCTTGAGATTTTAATCTTTGCCATATGCCCTCAATTGCAGCTTTAGTGATGGGTTCCTTAACATAATCAGATTTGATTTTGAAGCTTCCATTGGCCAAAGGTGTTCTATTGAGAAAAGCTTCTAAGGGTTGATCATCAATTTGAAGCCCATTAGCTGTATAAACGGCTGATTCAATCCAACTAGTTTCTTTGCAATCTTCTTTTGCCAAATTCAATTCAGGAAATTTGTTCTTTAGGATTGTCAAAAGTTCATCTGCCTTTCCAAGAAACAAAGTGAAGAACAAAGCTGTTGGGTTTATTTTGCCTCCTTGAGCTGAAATTTTCCCACCTATGTGTCATCAACAATCATATATATTTGAGTTCAAATCAATATGTGTCAATCAACCATACAAATAACTCAACAACAACAAATACTCGAACATgtttcaaaatcaaataaactttaaataacaattaaaagtttaagggcAGGCCTAAACCCACGATCCGAGTTCAATTCAAAGTTAAAATTGGACTAGACAATAATATGACCAGTCTAGTTCAGCCTGATCGAGTCCATttgtttgttgagttggaaatagATCACCATTTTGAAGAATGTCCTAACCAAAGGCCGGTCCGTTGAGACCATTTTCGTTCAATTCTCGTCAAGGCCAATCCAATGAACTTACTACTATTGGGTTAAccatatctatatatatataatttttcatataataatattttatatttaaaaaaataatttttaaaatatttttcacattcaaatttataattttgataCAACAGATTTTAGAGAAtataacttattttgaaaacatttataactaataaaatatttgagaacataaaatattaaatgaaacTTTGTAATACATATAATTTTTCaagtaaatgaaaaaaatatcaacttttttaaataaatagaataaaaatagaaattcattaaaatttaataaaaattaataatatatcgatatataattaaataaacaattaaatccGTCCAAACTTTGTTTCAATAAGTCAAACTCAAATGTTGAACTTTGACTATTAAATATAGGTCAATCCAATCCAAAGCCAAATATTATCTTAACTTAGTTGGATTGAGCCTAATGAGCATGGAATAGCAACTAAAATAAGGAATTTGTAATGAATTTATCAcctatttaaatttaatgttttGTGTGATAATATTAAAATCTAAGTCAAATTTGTAGAAAAGTAACAATTAATCTTTGTTCCATTATTTAAAACCATTTGGTGTGGCTTCgttttcattcaaatattattaattgcaaaaaaaaaaaaaaaaaaatcaaaacatgtGAAACAtctaacataaataaataataactcaATGAGAGAGTGAAAAAAATACCAGTCAAAATGATGCTAAGAAATAGATCTTCATCCAATTTGTTGGCTACATATTGCCACTGATCGATTAACTTGATTGCTCCTTCCTTCCAAGTTCTATTAGCTGTGCAAATCGTTACCGTCGCCGGAACCGGAACCAGCTTCACCTTCCACGCCACAACAATCCCAAAGCTCCCACCGCCGCCGCCTCTAATGGCCCAAAACAAATCCTCCCCCATCGACTCTCTATCATGAAACTCCCCATTTGCATCAACCAAGTAAGCGTCGATTACATTATCCGCAGCCAGACCATATTTCCTCAGCAATGTCCCATATCCACCGCCGCTGAAGTGCCCGCCAACACCAACAGTTGGACAAGTCCCTGCCGGAAAGGCCAAGGTTCGACTTTTCTCAGCAATTCTGTAGTAAAGTTCACCTAGAGTTGCCCCTGACTGAACCCATGCTGTACTTTGTTCGACGTCGACAGCAACAGAGCTGAGATTAATGAGATCCACTACGATGAATGGGTGGTAGGCGACGTAAGAAAGACCCTCGAAGTCATGACCGCCGCTTCGGATTCGGATTTGAAGGCCGTGAGATTTGGAGCAAACGACGGCTGCTTGAATGTGGGAAATATTTGATGGGGTTATTATGAGGAGTGGCTTTGGGATGGTGGGAGTTGAGAATCTGAGGTTTCTAATGGAGAAATTCAAGAGAGATGAATAGGAGGAGTTGGTGGGAGCGTAAACAAGATTGGTAATAGAGTAAGTATTTGGAGAATGATGGAGAAGACATTGAAGAAACTCCTCATATTTTatataagaagaagaagttgcAGACAATAATGAAGATGatgaacataaaataataaaggcAAGAGAAAGAGGGATTAATGGAGAAAACTTCATGGTCCGGTTGGGAAATTTTATGATTGAAACGTCCACTATTTATAGTCATTTGCATGGAACATCTGCAACCAGATGT encodes:
- the LOC120083596 gene encoding cannabidiolic acid synthase-like; protein product: MKFSPLIPLSLAFIILCSSSSLLSATSSSYIKYEEFLQCLLHHSPNTYSITNLVYAPTNSSYSSLLNFSIRNLRFSTPTIPKPLLIITPSNISHIQAAVVCSKSHGLQIRIRSGGHDFEGLSYVAYHPFIVVDLINLSSVAVDVEQSTAWVQSGATLGELYYRIAEKSRTLAFPAGTCPTVGVGGHFSGGGYGTLLRKYGLAADNVIDAYLVDANGEFHDRESMGEDLFWAIRGGGGGSFGIVVAWKVKLVPVPATVTICTANRTWKEGAIKLIDQWQYVANKLDEDLFLSIILTGGKISAQGGKINPTALFFTLFLGKADELLTILKNKFPELNLAKEDCKETSWIESAVYTANGLQIDDQPLEAFLNRTPLANGSFKIKSDYVKEPITKAAIEGIWQRLKSQDIEGVNLGLIPYGGRMSQISESEIPFPHRIGNLYKIGYIIGWEEQGVDAEKRHLNWIREIYSYMTPFVSKSPRAAYVNYRDLDIGSNDKYGKTSYKRACIWGKKYFGNNFNRLVHVKNEVDPYDFFRHEQSIPSFPHHRF